Proteins from a genomic interval of Pseudomonas sp. RC10:
- a CDS encoding aldolase: MAHDLRISQFNEQHYHDLDAPAVKAARVDLAASLRMAARLGLSEGICNHFSALVPGHPELFLVNAYGLSFEEITASNLLICDFDGNVIMGDGKPEATAFYIHARLHLHKPRAMAAFHTHMPNATALAMLEGEPLAWAGQTALKFYGRVAVDEDYNGLALDNREGDRIAASMGQADIVFLKNHGVMVTAPSIAQAWDDLYYLERAAEVQLKAMSSGRPLKPIEPEVLLRTARQMSEEDPDSARAHLESVKRVLARHEPDFAD, encoded by the coding sequence GCAGCCCGCGTCGATCTGGCCGCAAGCCTGCGCATGGCGGCGCGTCTGGGGTTGAGCGAGGGCATTTGCAATCATTTCTCGGCGTTGGTGCCGGGGCATCCGGAGCTGTTTCTGGTCAACGCGTATGGCCTGTCATTCGAGGAGATCACGGCGTCGAATCTGTTGATCTGCGACTTCGACGGCAACGTGATCATGGGCGACGGCAAACCCGAAGCGACGGCGTTCTACATCCACGCCCGCCTGCACCTGCACAAGCCCCGTGCGATGGCGGCCTTTCACACGCACATGCCCAATGCGACAGCGCTGGCAATGCTTGAAGGCGAACCGTTGGCGTGGGCCGGGCAGACCGCGCTGAAGTTCTACGGGCGAGTGGCGGTGGACGAGGATTACAACGGCCTGGCGCTGGACAACCGGGAAGGCGACCGGATCGCAGCGTCGATGGGCCAGGCCGACATCGTGTTTCTGAAGAATCACGGGGTGATGGTCACCGCGCCGAGCATCGCCCAGGCGTGGGACGATCTGTACTACCTGGAACGCGCGGCGGAGGTGCAGCTCAAGGCGATGAGCAGCGGGCGACCGCTCAAGCCGATCGAGCCTGAGGTGTTGCTGCGCACAGCCCGACAGATGAGCGAGGAAGACCCCGACAGTGCGCGGGCGCATCTGGAGAGCGTGAAGCGAGTACTGGCGCGGCACGAGCCGGATTTTGCAGATTGA
- the dctM gene encoding C4-dicarboxylate TRAP transporter large permease protein DctM, protein MTVICLFLLLFVFMFLGVPIAISLGLAGATSILLFSPDSLSSLAIKLFETSDSYTFLAIPFFLLSGAFMTTGGVAQRLIDFANACVGHIRGGLAIAAVLACMLFAALSGSSPATVAAVGSIAVAGMVRSGYPKEFGAGIICNAGTLGILIPPSIVMVVYSAATETSVGKLFIAGVVPGILLGVILMVVIYIVARVKKLPAQPRVSFRQWLATARRAFWGLLLLVIILGGIYSGMFTPTEAAAVAAVYSAFIALFVYKDMRISDCPKVLLESGRLSIMLMFIIANAMLFAHVLTTEQIPQQITNWVISEGLTPIGFLIMVNVVLLVAGSFMEPSAIVLILAPIFFPIATKLGIDPIHLGIVMVVNMEIGLVHPPVGLNLFVTSAVTGLTLGQTIRAALPWLSILLLFLILVTYVPFISLALPNWLGMP, encoded by the coding sequence ATGACGGTTATCTGTTTGTTCCTGTTGCTGTTCGTGTTCATGTTCCTGGGCGTGCCGATCGCGATCTCCCTGGGGCTCGCCGGTGCCACCTCGATCCTGCTGTTCAGCCCGGACTCGTTGAGCTCGTTGGCGATCAAGCTGTTCGAGACGTCCGACAGCTACACCTTTCTTGCGATTCCGTTCTTCCTGCTGTCCGGCGCGTTCATGACCACCGGCGGTGTGGCGCAACGTCTGATCGACTTCGCCAACGCCTGCGTCGGCCACATTCGCGGCGGTCTGGCGATTGCGGCGGTGTTGGCGTGCATGCTGTTCGCGGCACTGTCGGGTTCTTCGCCCGCGACGGTGGCAGCGGTGGGGTCGATTGCCGTGGCGGGGATGGTGCGCTCGGGCTATCCGAAGGAATTCGGCGCCGGGATCATCTGTAACGCCGGTACGCTGGGGATTCTGATTCCGCCGTCCATCGTGATGGTGGTGTACTCGGCCGCGACCGAAACCTCGGTGGGCAAACTGTTCATCGCCGGTGTCGTGCCGGGGATTCTGCTGGGCGTGATCCTGATGGTGGTGATTTACATCGTCGCCCGGGTCAAGAAACTGCCTGCGCAACCGCGCGTGTCGTTCCGTCAGTGGCTGGCCACGGCACGTCGGGCGTTCTGGGGGCTGTTGTTGCTGGTGATCATCCTCGGCGGGATCTACAGCGGCATGTTCACCCCGACCGAAGCCGCGGCCGTGGCGGCGGTGTACTCAGCCTTCATCGCGCTGTTCGTCTACAAAGACATGCGCATCAGCGATTGCCCGAAAGTGCTGCTGGAGTCGGGTCGGTTGTCGATCATGCTGATGTTCATCATCGCCAACGCAATGCTGTTCGCCCACGTGCTGACCACCGAGCAGATCCCGCAGCAGATCACCAACTGGGTGATCTCCGAAGGGCTGACGCCGATTGGTTTCCTGATCATGGTCAACGTGGTGTTGCTGGTGGCCGGGAGCTTCATGGAGCCTTCGGCGATCGTGCTGATCCTGGCGCCGATCTTCTTCCCGATCGCCACGAAGCTTGGGATCGATCCGATTCACCTCGGCATCGTGATGGTGGTGAACATGGAGATCGGTCTGGTGCATCCACCGGTGGGTCTGAACCTGTTCGTGACCTCGGCGGTGACGGGCCTGACCTTGGGACAAACGATCCGCGCAGCCTTGCCGTGGTTGTCTATCCTGTTGTTGTTCCTGATTCTGGTGACGTACGTGCCGTTCATTTCGCTGGCGTTGCCGAACTGGCTGGGGATGCCGTAA